The Temnothorax longispinosus isolate EJ_2023e chromosome 4, Tlon_JGU_v1, whole genome shotgun sequence genome has a window encoding:
- the LOC139810902 gene encoding aldehyde dehydrogenase 1A1 gives MAKQVQIKYTQLFIDNEFVDAVSGRKFPTINPTNGKVIAEISEGDKADVDKAVEAAKRAFNRNSEWRTMNPYVRGQLMHKFADLVTRDLDYIATLDTLDNGKTYASAVEDIRFGIAVLRYYAGWCDKILGTTIPTGDTSVTLTRKEPVGVVGQIIPWNYPFVMLAWKWGPALATGCTLVLKPAEQTPLSALYAAALAKEAGFPAGVVNVIPGYGPTAGAAIAEHPEIRKVAFTGSTEVGHAIMVAAGKSNLKRVSLELGGKSPLVVFDDVDVKEAAKIAYNAIFANHGQNCCAGSRTFVHSKIYDEFVKHAKQLALDRKVGDPFDSKTDQGPQIDQEMLDKVLGLINSGKQQGAVVEAGGNRKGDTGYFVQPTVFSNVTDDMRIAKEEIFGPVQTILKFDTMNEVIERANRTNYGLAAGVITKDINKALKFAQAVEAGSVWVNFYDAVAPQTPFGGFKQSGTGRELGEEGLKEYLEIKTVSINVTKGN, from the exons ATGGCAAAGCAAGTCCAAATTAAATATACCCAA CTATTCATTGACAATGAATTTGTGGATGCTGTGAGTGGTCGTAAATTTCCCACAATAAATCCTACCAATGGTAAAGTCATCGCTGAAATCTCCGAAGGAGATAAG GCTGATGTAGATAAAGCAGTGGAAGCTGCTAAACGGGCCTTTAATAGAAATTCGGAATGGCGTACGATGAATCCATATGTCCGTGGACAACTCATGCACAag TTCGCAGATCTCGTTACACGCGATTTAGATTATATCGCTACTCTCGATACTCTTGATAATGGAAAAACGTATGCAAGTGCTGTTGAGGATATTCGATTTGGTATTGCTGTTCTTCGTTATTATGCAGGCTGGTGTGATAAGATACTTGGAACTACTATTCCGACAG GCGACACTAGCGTTACATTGACACGAAAAGAGCCAGTCGGCGTTGTAGGACAAATCATCCCTTGGAATTATCCGTTCGTAATGTTGGCTTGGAAATGGGGCCCTGCATTGGCTACTGGATGTACTTTGGTCTTGAAGCCAGCGGAGCAAACACCTTTGTCCGCGCTTTACGCAGCCGCCCTGGCTAAGGAGGCAGGATTTCCAGCCGGTGTCGTAAATGTCATTCCAGGTTACGGTCCAACTGCTGGCGCAGCTATTGCTGAACATCCAGAAATTCGTAAAGTTGCTTTTACCGGATCCACCGag GTCGGACATGCCATAATGGTAGCTGCTGGTAAAAGTAATCTTAAGCGTGTCAGCCTTGAATTAGGTGGCAAGAGCCCGCTCGTTGTTTTCGACGATGTTGACG TGAAAGAAGCTGCAAAAATTGCGTACAATGCGATATTTGCGAATCATGGGCAAAACTGTTGCGCGGGATCGCGAACATTTGTACATTCTAAGATATACGACGAATTCGTAAAGCATGCTAAACAGCTGGCGCTCGATAGAAAAGTGGGAGATCCATTTGATTCTAAAACCGATCAAGGCCCGCAGATCGATCAAGAGATGTTAGACAAGGTCCTGGGCTTAATCAATTCCGGCAAACAACAGGGCGCAGTTGTGGAAGCCGGTGGAAATCGCAAAGGTGACACCGGTTATTTTGTACAACCTACAGTCTTTTCAAATGTAACCGATGATATGAGGATTgccaaagaagaaatttttggTCCGGTTCAAACAATCCTGAAATTTGATACCATGAATGAAGTAATTGAACGTGCGAATCGCACTAACTATGGTCTTGCTGCTGGTGTAATTaccaaagatattaataaagctTTAAAATTTGCCCAGGCCGTAGAAGCGGGTAGCGTTTG GGTAAACTTTTACGATGCTGTCGCACCCCAAACACCATTTGGCGGTTTCAAACAATCTGGCACAGGACGTGAATT GGGAGAAGAAGGCTTGAAAGAATATCTCGAGATCAAAACAGTCTCCATCAATGTCACGAAGGGAAATTAA
- the Ndufb2 gene encoding NADH dehydrogenase (ubiquinone) 1 beta subcomplex, 2, 8kDa, whose product MIISRGLNLLKVAYKRSPSKFAATNLRSVRLSHGHGMYRDFPQEDKTWVFVAEIFGGIMWWWVLWHFWHDFGHIVGEFPYPDPSQWTDEELGIPPDDYTEPATRTT is encoded by the exons atgataatttcaCGAGGATTGAATTTATTGAAAGTCGCCTATAAAAGAAGCCCAAGTAAATTCGCGGCGACAAATCTGCGCTCCGTTAGGCTGTCTCACGg tCATGGAATGTATCGCGATTTCCCGCAAGAAGACAAGACATGGGTGTTCGTAGCTGAAATTTTCGGAGGCATAATGTGGTGGTGGGTATTATGGCATTTCTGGCACGACTTTGGCCACATTGTC GGAGAGTTCCCATATCCAGATCCATCCCAGTGGACAGACGAGGAATTAGGTATACCTCCGGATGATTATACTGAGCCCGCGACTCGTACGACGTAG